Proteins encoded together in one Buteo buteo chromosome 26, bButBut1.hap1.1, whole genome shotgun sequence window:
- the GLIPR1 gene encoding glioma pathogenesis-related protein 1: MTSRFAACVLALLHFCRSSDSYEPPTLPDAGDPKFIEECVQTHNRFRSGVNPPASNMLYMTWDPDLAKTAKAWAKKCLFKHNTYLKEPGQAHPKFIPVGENLWTGSLSIFTVQRAITSWYDEVSAYNYATNNCRGTCGHYTQVVWATSYKVGCAVHFCPRVAYSSMTNAAHFICNYGPAGNYPGRPYKTGAACSDCNGEQCAGKLCQNAERDKVISDSRWRPDWDRPACDEYCITIIALRPLLLILTILATWLLPKYRSVAPASE; encoded by the exons ATGACAAGCAGATTTGCTGCTTGTGTGCTGGCTTTACTGCACTTCTGTCGTTCCTCTGACTCCTATGAACCACCGACGTTGCCTGATGCTGGAGATCCAAAGTTTATTGAGGAATGTGTGCAAACCCATAACAGATTCCGGTCTGGAGTGAACCCACCAGCCAGCAACATGCTCTACATG ACTTGGGATCCGGATTTGGCGAAGACCGCGAAGGCTTGGGCAAAGAAATGCCTGTTTAAACATAATACGTACCTCAAAGAACCAGGGCAGGCTCACCCCAAATTTATCCCCGTTGGAGAAAACCTCTGGACTGGCTCACTTTCTATTTTTACTGTGCAAAGAGCCATCACCTCTTGGTACGACGAGGTCAGCGCCTACAATTATGCCACCAATAACTGCAGAGGAACATGCGGCCACTATACACAG GTTGTTTGGGCTACAAGCTACAAGGTTGGCTGTGCTGTCCACTTCTGTCCCAGGGTGGCATACTCCTCCATGACCAACGCAGCACACTTCATCTGCAACTATGGGCCGGC TGGGAACTACCCAGGGCGCCCGTACAAGACGGGAGCAGCGTGCAGTGACTGCAACGGCGAGCAGTGTGCTGGCAAGCTGTGTC aaAATGCAGAGCGTGACAAAGTCATTA GTGATTCCAGGTGGCGTCCAGACTGGGACAGACCTGCATGTGATGAGTACTGCATCACCATTATTGCTTTAAGGCCATTACTCCTTATACTGACAATTTTGGCCACCTGGCTCCTACCAAAATACCGGTCTGTAGCACCTGCCAGTGAGTGA